A single window of Actinoallomurus bryophytorum DNA harbors:
- a CDS encoding YbaB/EbfC family nucleoid-associated protein codes for MSNPQGFDLEHAIADLRAEQARIKEATEHMVSLTGSAMSKDRMITATVDSRGRLVDLKLEGTRYRKLAPAELTTRIVDVVREAQEDAARTAANALSGLLPDGLGMPADGDFDIEAMFDAAVSTARATAEIDTEGAGSDG; via the coding sequence ATGTCGAATCCCCAGGGTTTCGATCTGGAACACGCCATCGCCGACCTGCGGGCCGAGCAGGCCCGGATCAAGGAAGCCACCGAGCACATGGTGAGCCTCACCGGGTCCGCGATGTCGAAGGACCGGATGATCACGGCGACCGTCGACAGCCGTGGCCGGCTCGTCGACCTCAAGCTCGAGGGCACTCGTTACCGCAAGCTCGCTCCGGCGGAGCTGACCACACGCATCGTCGACGTCGTACGAGAGGCACAGGAGGACGCGGCCCGTACGGCGGCGAACGCGCTCTCGGGCCTGCTGCCCGACGGACTCGGCATGCCGGCCGACGGTGACTTCGACATCGAGGCGATGTTCGACGCCGCGGTCAGCACGGCGCGGGCCACGGCCGAGATCGACACGGAAGGAGCCGGCAGCGATGGCTGA
- the eccB gene encoding type VII secretion protein EccB has translation MHNRRDQVHAHGFMVGRLVSALMRAEPDMAVPPMRRSWSGLIIGALIAALAVAGFAVFAIVSPGGATAWRKPGTLILDKQTGTRYVLAAGQLRPVLNYASARLLLGSKLTVDSVATKSLQDVPRGGPVGIIGAPDALPHGGRESAPWLACASSTGAKPALTLAIGADPAEQPMTPNQAVLVRTTDGTTYLVTGGRRLRVTAPWVTRALGFSDGAAIGVRDAWIDTLPAGPDLPPPATPEVGKNAPDLDGHPATVGEVFVVRGAGTDQRLYLQTTGGLQPMTQTAAALALSDPKTATAYPGGTVGTRDLSPAAVAASQILPTPGWMAQLPPAPPTLDAVTGGRMPCVRSVPGANRIDTSMVTVPAVPVTAANAVSATTAAAGTATAADPAGNRIADQVVIAPKAGLLARTLPAPGVPGEGLYLVTEDGAKFPVANDAAATALGYSTATATAVPADLLALLPTGPVLRTLGSGGG, from the coding sequence GTGCACAACCGGCGTGATCAAGTACACGCGCACGGGTTCATGGTCGGCCGGCTGGTCTCGGCGCTGATGCGTGCCGAGCCGGACATGGCGGTCCCGCCCATGCGCCGCTCGTGGAGCGGTCTGATCATCGGTGCGCTCATCGCCGCGCTCGCGGTCGCGGGGTTCGCGGTCTTCGCCATCGTCTCACCGGGCGGTGCGACCGCGTGGCGCAAGCCGGGAACGCTGATCCTCGACAAGCAGACCGGCACCCGCTACGTCCTGGCCGCCGGGCAGTTGCGGCCGGTGCTCAACTACGCCTCCGCGCGGCTGCTGCTCGGCTCGAAGCTGACCGTCGACTCGGTGGCGACCAAGTCGCTCCAGGACGTGCCGCGCGGTGGGCCGGTGGGCATCATCGGCGCGCCCGACGCTCTTCCTCATGGCGGCCGTGAGAGCGCTCCATGGCTCGCGTGCGCCTCCTCGACCGGCGCGAAGCCCGCGCTGACCCTCGCGATCGGCGCCGACCCGGCCGAACAGCCGATGACCCCGAACCAGGCCGTGCTCGTACGGACCACGGACGGGACGACGTACCTGGTGACCGGCGGCCGGCGCCTGCGGGTGACCGCGCCGTGGGTGACGCGTGCGCTGGGGTTCTCCGACGGTGCCGCGATCGGCGTACGGGACGCGTGGATCGACACGCTGCCTGCCGGGCCCGACCTGCCACCGCCCGCGACCCCCGAGGTCGGTAAGAACGCTCCGGACCTGGACGGGCATCCGGCGACGGTCGGCGAGGTCTTCGTCGTACGCGGCGCGGGCACGGACCAGCGCCTCTACCTGCAGACCACCGGCGGGCTCCAGCCGATGACGCAGACCGCGGCCGCGCTCGCCCTCAGCGACCCGAAGACCGCCACGGCCTACCCCGGCGGGACCGTGGGCACCCGCGACCTCAGCCCCGCCGCGGTCGCCGCCTCCCAGATCCTGCCGACGCCCGGCTGGATGGCGCAGCTGCCGCCGGCGCCGCCGACCCTTGACGCCGTCACCGGCGGCCGGATGCCCTGCGTCCGCTCGGTGCCGGGCGCGAACCGCATCGACACCTCGATGGTGACGGTGCCCGCCGTACCCGTCACCGCGGCGAACGCGGTGTCCGCCACGACCGCGGCGGCGGGGACGGCCACCGCCGCCGACCCGGCCGGGAACCGGATCGCCGACCAGGTCGTGATCGCCCCCAAGGCGGGTCTGCTCGCCCGCACTCTTCCCGCGCCCGGCGTGCCGGGCGAGGGGCTGTACCTCGTGACCGAGGACGGGGCGAAGTTCCCCGTCGCGAACGACGCGGCGGCCACCGCTCTCGGCTACTCGACCGCCACGGCCACCGCCGTGCCGGCCGACCTGCTGGCGCTGCTGCCGACCGGACCCGTACTCCGCACGCTCGGTTCGGGAGGTGGCTGA